Part of the Tepidisphaeraceae bacterium genome is shown below.
AGGGGAACGCTGAGTGACGCAGAGGCGGGCAATTCATTTCGAGTATATTTGACGTTCCTCGTCGACGACACGCGTGACGCTTAGTTCGTCATCCTGAGGTACTCCGAAGGATGAGGAGGCGCTTCCAGAATGCGTAATGCCCTACCGCTCGCTCGCTCTGCGAAACTCCGCGCGATTCTCTGCGCCTCTGCGTTGAATATTTCTCAGCAGACGCCAATGGAATCGCCAGCGCAGCCGACGTAGATTGCGAACCATGCTTCAGCGCATCACTGCAGCCAACGGCGTCGTGTACTACCAATCTCCCCTGCTGGCACAGGCGGGCATTCCGCACGGGTTCAGCACGCGGATCGGTGGCATCAGCCGGCGGCCGTTCGACTCGCTTAACCTCGGCAACCCCAACGGGTGCGCGGTGCAGGACGACGAGGCGCAGATTTCGGTGAACTACGAGCGGCTTCACTCGGCGGTGGGACTGGCGGAACGCCGGCGCTGCTGGGTACATCAGGTGCACGGGGCGGCGTTGCAGATCGTGGAGGACGGCGAGACATTTCAGAACTCCCAGAAGGCCGACGCATTGCTGACGAGCGACCCGCGGGCCGCGCTTTCCATCCGCATCGCCGACTGCGTGCCGGTCCTGCTGGCCACCGCCGACGGCCAACACGTTGCGGGCGTTCACGCCGGTTGGCGCGGCGTGATCGGTGGCGCCGTGCCGGTGGCCGTCGCGGCACTTCGCGAGCGGACGGCGGACCAGGCGATCATCGTCGCGATTGGGCCCAGCATCTCCGGTGCGGCGTTCGAGGTCGGGCCGGAGGTCGCCGACGAGTTTACACGAGCGTTCGGGTCACGGGCACCGGTCAGCGTGCCAAATGCCGGTGGCAAGCCGTACGTCGACCTGAGGGCGGCGATCGTACTGCAACTGCTCGATCTGGGCGTCGATGAAGCCGCTATCGATGTCACCGACCGATGCACGGTTCGCGACGCCGACGAGTTCTTCTCCCATCGCCGGGATAACGGCGTCACCGGACGCATGGCGGCGCTGATCGGGACGCGAGTGTAGGTCCTCGAAAGTACGCGCCTTACGGACCTGCCACATAGCCACCGGCTTGCCGGTGGTCTTCTCTTCCCTTTGAAGCAAAGAAAGACCACCGGCAAGCCGGTGGCTATAGGGTCCAACCCGATAGGCCCCTAACCGACATCGCGACTACGTCAGTTTCCTCACGGCTTCCTCGCGCGTTCGCGCGATCGTGAACAGGCGTTCCATGCAGCAGGCCTTGAAGATCTCGGTCAGCTTTTGCGACATGCCGC
Proteins encoded:
- the pgeF gene encoding peptidoglycan editing factor PgeF encodes the protein MLQRITAANGVVYYQSPLLAQAGIPHGFSTRIGGISRRPFDSLNLGNPNGCAVQDDEAQISVNYERLHSAVGLAERRRCWVHQVHGAALQIVEDGETFQNSQKADALLTSDPRAALSIRIADCVPVLLATADGQHVAGVHAGWRGVIGGAVPVAVAALRERTADQAIIVAIGPSISGAAFEVGPEVADEFTRAFGSRAPVSVPNAGGKPYVDLRAAIVLQLLDLGVDEAAIDVTDRCTVRDADEFFSHRRDNGVTGRMAALIGTRV